A window of Hevea brasiliensis isolate MT/VB/25A 57/8 chromosome 14, ASM3005281v1, whole genome shotgun sequence contains these coding sequences:
- the LOC131173086 gene encoding putative receptor-like protein kinase At3g47110, with product MSIQLLQPANSLSKKGNETDRLALLQFKAKIGNDPYGILNSWKDSVNFCSWRGVACGHKHQRVVSLNMQGLNLSGTISPYIGNFTFLRFLNLVDNKFYGEIPPEVGRLFRLRILDLSNNTLGGEISLKITYSSELKVLNLTRNRLEGKISAELGSLKKLVTLRLGTNNLTGEIPQSLGNLSSLKVFSGGFNNLHGNIPSELGQLTSSTIFVINFNNLSGTIPPSLYNISSISLFYTSSNPVVVSIESSSNLLLKLENVTMLHHVFVTLVVGAAIFSSEIATNGIRAAYDL from the exons ATGAGCATACAATTGTTGCAACCTGCCAATTCTCTCAGTAAAAAGGGAAATGAGACCGACAGACTTGCACTTCTGCAGTTCAAAGCCAAGATTGGCAATGATCCATATGGAATCTTGAACTCCTGGAAAGACTCTGTCAACTTCTGCTCATGGCGAGGGGTTGCTTGTGGTCACAAACATCAGAGAGTTGTGTCACTAAATATGCAGGGGCTTAATTTGTCTGGGACCATATCTCCATATATAGGAAATTTCACTTTCTTAAGGTTCCTCAACCTCGTTGACAATAAGTTCTATGGTGAAATTCCCCCAGAAGTTGGTCGCCTATTCAGATTGAGAATTCTTGACCTGTCAAATAACACACTAGGTGGAGAAATTTCACTCAAAATCACCTACTCCTCAGAGCTCAAGGTTTTGAATTTAACAAGAAACAGGCTGGAGGGAAAAATTTCTGCTGAGCTGGGCTCTTTAAAGAAGCTTGTAACACTTAGGCTTGGAACAAATAATCTCACAGGAGAGATCCCACAATCCCTTGGAAACCTTTCCTCTCTCAAGGTCTTTTCTGGAGGCTTTAATAATCTGCACGGAAATATTCCAAGCGAATTGGGGCAATTAACAAGTTCAACCATCTTTGTGATCAACTTCAACAATCTAAGTGGTACAATCCCTCCCAGCCTTTATAATATCTCATCTATCAGTCTCTTTTATACTTCATCAAACCCAGTGGTAGTCTCTATTGAGAGCA GTTCAAATCTACTCCTTAAATTGGAGAATGTAACCATGCTTCACCATGTTTTTGTTACTTTAGTAGTTGGAGCAG CAATTTTCAGTTCAGAAATTGCAacaaatggtatcagagctgcttatGATCTTTAA
- the LOC110666963 gene encoding putative receptor-like protein kinase At3g47110, with protein sequence MELIGASLAAVWLSSIQHFHVLFLISVTMLCFQPAVCLTKLGNETDRLALLEFKYKISNDPNGIFSSWNDSVHFCKWEGVTCGPKHQRVTSLNLQGLSLSGNISPYTGNLTFLRFLSLGDNRFHGEIPQEVGHLFRLRYLNLTNNPLRGEIPGNIGNCSELRVVSLVNNNLEGKIPSELGSLRKLVILFFDKNSLTGEIPHSLGNLSSLQKIRLTYNHLQGKIPTELGHLTSLTLLELGVNNLSGTIPPTLYNISSISAIGTTYNHLSGSLPANIGLTLPNLQQLLLAENGFYGTIPESLANASQLWLIDISTNSFTGPVPTNLGNLKGLEQLHVEFNFFGSNTSQDLSFLPSLANCSRLQQLYFDGNNIGGTLSSSIGNLSTLVQLGLGRNPISGTIPEEVGNLVNLFRLDMDGNLLTGSIPISLGKIQKLERLTLNDNILSGKIPVSLGNITKMYWLHLAGNKLEGNITPSLGSCKNLRFLDVSRNKLTGIIPKQILGLSSLSETLNLSQNSFTGPLQLEVGNLKSINALDVSENKLYGEIPRTIGDCSRLEIINMQGNFLQGAIPSSFNSLRGLQRIDLSRNHLSGNIPNELEKLIFLRYLNLSNNNFEGEVPKMGVFSNASAFSLVGNRNLCGGIPELQLPACLVKEEKHRRPSIVIILTTTISSFLFVAILTSLCVYYRRKSKKSTIFSTFSVDKLPQISFKELLQATGGFSSENLIGQGSFGSVYKGSLDHQGKCFVAVKVLNLQQHGASKSFIAECKALKNIRHRNLVKILTYCSSIDFKGNDFKALVFTFMENGSLEMWLHPEENGYSQTRKLNFLQRLCIALDVASALHYLHDHCETPIVHCDLKPSNILLDTDMTAHVGDFGLARLLSQSNKNPFQSQSFSTGIKGTIGYMAPEYGVGSSVTTYGDVYSFGILLLEMFTGKRPTHDVFTNGLDLHNFVKAKVPGQVMQVVDPTLFTPRIVGAATAAAAAENMDDDETIEDSIQECIVSVLQIGLACSIEVPKDRMNMKDVTSKLNAIKDAFVHRDQKQV encoded by the exons atggaactTATAGGCGCAAGCTTAGCAGCGGTATGGCTTTCTTCAATCCAGCATTTTCATGTGTTATTCTTAATTTCTGTAACCATGCTCTGCTTCCAACCTGCTGTTTGTCTCACTAAATTGGGAAATGAGACTGATAGGCTTGCTCTTCTGGAATTCAAATACAAGATAAGCAATGATCCGAATGGCATCTTCAGCTCATGGAATGACTCTGTCCACTTCTGCAAATGGGAAGGAGTTACTTGTGGCCCCAAACATCAGAGAGTTACGTCTCTAAATCTGCAGGGGTTGAGCTTGTCAGGGAACATATCTCCATATACAGGGAACCTCACCTTCTTGAGGTTCCTCAGCCTTGGTGACAATAGATTCCATGGAGAAATTCCTCAAGAAGTTGGTCACCTCTTCAGATTGAGATATCTCAACCTGACGAATAACCCATTGAGGGGTGAAATTCCAGGTAACATCGGCAATTGTTCAGAGCTCAGGGTTGTAAGTTTGGTTAATAACAACCTAGAGGGAAAAATACCTTCTGAGCTAGGCTCCTTAAGGAAGCTTGtgattcttttctttgataaaaaTAGTCTCACGGGAGAGATCCCACATTCCCTTGGAAATCTTTCATCCCTCCAAAAGATTCGTTTAACTTACAATCATTTGCAGGGAAAGATTCCAACTGAATTGGGACACTTAACAAGCTTAACTTTGCTTGAGCTCGGAGTCAATAATCTGAGTGGTACAATACCTCCTACCCTTTACAATATCTCATCCATCAGTGCCATTGGTACAACATATAATCATTTAAGTGGCAGTCTCCCCGCAAACATTGGCCTAACTCTTCCTAACCTGCAACAACTGCTCTTAGCTGAAAATGGATTTTATGGAACTATCCCAGAATCATTGGCCAACGCTTCTCAGCTTTGGCTTATTGACATATCTACCAACAGTTTCACGGGACCAGTTCCGACTAATCTGGGAAATCTCAAGGGTCTTGAACAGCTTCATGTGGAGTTCAATTTCTTCGGCAGCAACACAAGTCAAGATTTGAGTTTTTTACCATCTCTGGCCAACTGCAGCCGTCTACAACAACTATATTTTGATGGAAACAATATTGGTGGTACATTATCTAGCTCCATTGGCAATCTCTCTACCCTTGTTCAACTAGGCCTAGGACGAAATCCAATATCAGGAACAATCCCAGAAGAGGTAGGGAATCTTGTGAATTTGTTTCGATTAGATATGGATGGAAACCTTTTGACAGGTAGCATTCCCATTTCTCTTGGAAAGATTCAAAAGCTGGAAAGGCTAACCTTAAATGACAATATACTTTCTGGAAAAATCCCAGTATCCCTGGGTAACATCACCAAAATGTATTGGCTTCATTTAGCAGGAAACAAATTAGAAGGAAATATAACCCCAAGTCTTGGAAGCTGCAAAAATCTTCGTTTCCTGGATGTATCAAGAAATAAGCTCACGGGCATCATACCCAAACAAATCCTTGGACTTTCTTCTCTATCAGAAACTCTTAACTTATCACAGAACTCATTTACAGGTCCCTTACAGTTAGAAGTTGGCAACTTGAAAAGTATCAATGCATTAGATGTCTCAGAGAACAAACTCTATGGGGAAATTCCTAGGACAATTGGTGATTGTTCTAGGCTAGAAATCATTAACATGCAGGGTAACTTCCTGCAAGGAGCCATTCCCTCATCTTTTAATTCTTTGAGAGGTCTCCAACGAATAGATCTGTCCAGAAACCACTTGTCAGGAAATATTCCTAATGAGTTAGAGAAGCTTATCTTCTTGCGATATTTAAATCTTTCAAACAATAATTTTGAGGGTGAGGTACCAAAAATGGGAGTTTTCAGCAACGCAAGTGCATTTTCACTCGTTGGAAATAGGAATCTTTGCGGAGGTATCCCTGAGTTGCAGCTGCCAGCATGCCTCGTCAAGGAAGAAAAACACAGAAGGCCTTCCATTGTCATAATCCTCACCACAACCATCAGTTCATTTCTGTTTGTCGCGATATTGACGTCCTTGTGTGTTTACTATAGACGGAAGTCGAAAAAAAGTACcattttttcaactttttcagtGGATAAGCTTCCTCAAATTTCATTCAAGGAACTCTTGCAAGCAACTGGCGGATTCTCTTCAGAAAACTTAATTGGACAAGGAAGTTTTGGCTCAGTATATAAAGGAAGTCTTGATCACCAGGGGAAATGTTTTGTCGCGGTAAAGGTACTCAACCTTCAGCAACATGGAGCTTCCAAGAGTTTCATTGCCGAGTGCAAAGCATTGAAAAACATCCGGCACAGGAATCTTGTTAAAATCTTGACGTACTGCTCCAGCATTGATTTTAAAGGCAATGATTTCAAAGCTCTGGTGTTTACATTCATGGAAAATGGTAGTTTGGAAATGTGGTTGCATCCAGAGGAAAATGGTTATAGTCAGACAAGGAAATTAAACTTTCTTCAAAGACTATGCATTGCCCTTGATGTGGCTTCTGCCTTGCATTATCTTCATGACCATTGTGAGACACCGATTGTTCATTGTGACTTGAAGCCAAGCAATATTCTTCTTGACACTGACATGACTGCTCATGTTGGTGACTTTGGATTAGCAAGGCTCCTTTCTCAAAGCAACAAAAATCCTTTTCAAAGCCAAAGTTTCTCAACTGGGATAAAGGGAACAATTGGCTACATGGCTCCAG AATATGGAGTAGGCAGCAGTGTGACAACTTACGGAGATGTGTATAGCTTTGGAATACTCTTGCTAGAGATGTTCACAGGAAAGAGACCAACTCATGATGTTTTTACAAATGGCTTAGATCTCCACAACTTTGTTAAGGCTAAGGTCCCAGGACAAGTCATGCAGGTTGTGGATCCCACGTTATTCACTCCAAGAATAGTGGGGGCAGCTACAGCAGCTGCAGCAGCAGAAAATATGGATGATGATGAAACTATTGAAGATAGTATACAAGAATGTATTGTATCAGTCCTTCAAATTGGACTTGCATGCTCTATAGAAGTGCCAAAAGATCGAATGAATATGAAAGACGTAACAAGCAAACTAAATGCCATCAAGGATGCTTTCGTTCATAGAGACCAGAAACAAGTTTAG